Proteins from a genomic interval of Nostoc sp. TCL240-02:
- a CDS encoding sigma-70 family RNA polymerase sigma factor codes for MSQSITVSWSTVDAKYPEASVQVDKLPNHDLILRCQAGLRPDRVAFSELLRRYQSQVDRVLYHLAPDWSDRADLAQEVWIRVYRNINRLQEPAKFRGWLSRIATNLFYDELRKRKRVVSPLSLDAPRSLEDGEMDWEIAGDTPGPEEELTTREFYEQLREAIADLPEVFRTTIVLREIEGMAYEEIAEITGVSLGTVKSRIARARSRLQAHLQNYLDS; via the coding sequence ATGAGTCAGTCGATTACTGTATCCTGGTCAACGGTTGATGCAAAGTATCCAGAAGCATCAGTGCAAGTTGACAAACTCCCTAACCACGATTTAATTTTGCGCTGTCAAGCCGGACTGCGGCCAGATCGTGTTGCGTTTTCAGAACTATTACGCCGCTATCAAAGTCAAGTTGATAGAGTTCTCTACCACCTAGCTCCAGATTGGTCTGACAGAGCCGATTTAGCTCAAGAAGTTTGGATTCGAGTGTATCGGAATATTAACCGATTACAAGAGCCTGCTAAATTTCGGGGCTGGTTAAGCCGCATTGCCACCAACTTGTTTTACGATGAGTTACGGAAACGCAAGCGGGTTGTTAGCCCTTTATCACTGGATGCTCCGCGTTCGTTAGAGGATGGTGAGATGGATTGGGAAATCGCTGGTGATACTCCCGGCCCTGAAGAAGAACTGACAACTAGAGAATTTTACGAGCAATTACGGGAAGCGATCGCGGATTTACCAGAAGTCTTTCGTACTACCATTGTCCTGAGAGAAATCGAGGGCATGGCTTATGAAGAAATTGCTGAAATCACTGGAGTTTCTTTAGGAACTGTGAAGTCAAGAATAGCCAGAGCTAGATCGAGGCTGCAAGCTCACTTGCAGAATTATCTAGACTCCTAA
- a CDS encoding anti-sigma factor, whose product MTTDSQFYDCSSLQLPQDLSDGMAKHTNESTGLMDMVKRDRFELLSAYLDGEVTAPERKQVEEWLANDASVQCLYARLLKLRQGLRTLPVPTAQESSEATVQQVFTRLRRRSRLNWMAGGTAVAACVIGAVSSLVPGSLNVPQLAQRPQKEPIQTSSASIIPPSPLMVGLNNPVIEIPKAAVASPKNPIYPVQPQSRDSKQDIN is encoded by the coding sequence ATGACTACTGATTCTCAGTTTTACGACTGTTCTTCTTTGCAACTTCCTCAAGATTTGTCAGATGGAATGGCCAAGCATACCAATGAATCAACGGGTCTTATGGATATGGTGAAGCGCGATCGCTTCGAGTTATTGAGTGCTTACCTCGATGGTGAAGTCACAGCCCCTGAACGCAAACAAGTAGAAGAATGGCTGGCAAATGATGCCTCGGTTCAATGTTTGTATGCCCGACTGTTAAAGCTGCGCCAAGGCTTGCGGACTCTCCCAGTGCCCACAGCCCAAGAGTCATCAGAAGCAACAGTTCAGCAAGTATTTACACGTTTGCGCCGACGTTCCCGTTTAAACTGGATGGCGGGAGGTACAGCCGTTGCTGCTTGTGTAATCGGTGCAGTATCTAGCTTAGTACCTGGTAGTTTGAATGTGCCGCAACTGGCGCAACGACCACAAAAAGAGCCGATTCAAACGTCCTCAGCGTCTATAATTCCACCTTCTCCTCTGATGGTGGGACTAAATAATCCGGTAATTGAAATTCCTAAAGCAGCAGTAGCTTCTCCAAAAAATCCAATCTATCCGGTACAACCGCAAAGCCGCGACTCTAAACAGGACATAAATTAA
- a CDS encoding gamma-glutamylcyclotransferase, producing the protein MVELNIKFSDLVRVFVYGTLKPGEANYKKYCADKVVDVKRAFVEGKLFALPMGYPAMTLGNSKVYGYLLSFPNSRILNELDVLENYQPTRQSAENLYNRQIIEVYEPQSLSYSWAWVYLMTLERVDQLGGFFQPDGWWSGCSLTVNC; encoded by the coding sequence ATGGTTGAATTAAATATAAAATTTTCTGATTTGGTGCGGGTTTTTGTCTACGGCACACTCAAACCAGGTGAAGCTAACTATAAAAAATACTGTGCTGACAAAGTAGTTGATGTCAAAAGAGCTTTTGTAGAAGGTAAATTGTTTGCTCTGCCAATGGGCTACCCAGCAATGACGCTGGGAAATAGCAAAGTTTACGGATATTTACTTTCTTTTCCCAACTCAAGAATTTTAAATGAGCTAGATGTGCTGGAAAATTACCAGCCCACTAGACAATCAGCAGAAAACCTCTATAATCGGCAAATTATCGAGGTTTATGAACCACAGTCGCTCTCTTATAGTTGGGCTTGGGTTTATTTGATGACTCTAGAGCGAGTTGATCAATTAGGAGGATTCTTCCAACCTGATGGTTGGTGGAGTGGCTGTAGTTTAACCGTGAATTGTTAA